From a region of the Hymenobacter jejuensis genome:
- the uvrA gene encoding excinuclease ABC subunit UvrA: protein MANNSVSQNQNSDSQLHTGFVRVRGAREHNLKNVDLDIPRDALVVFTGVSGSGKSSLAFGTLYAEAQRRYLESVSPYARRLFHQMAVPEVDAIDGLPPAVALQQQRGTPTTRSSVGSVTTLSNLLRMLYSRAGDYPANQSIVYAEGFSPNTPEGACPTCHGLGRIYEVTEESMVPDPSLTIRERAIAAWPQAWGGQNQRDILVTLGYDVDTPWRDLPQKDRDWILFTDEQPVVPVYPGYSPAETQRALRRKEPPNYMGTFTGVKRHVLHTFANTQSPLMKKRALQYMISTACPLCHGKRLRPESLSVTFAGLDIADMSGLPLKRVSQLLRPFADGTATGRKKHDAAHPEQVIVSQRIAADLVARLAVLLDLGLGYLSLERSTPTLSPGELQRLRLATQLYSNLFGVVYVLDEPSAGLHPSDTEALLKALASLKKAGNSLFVVEHNLDVIRQADWLVDVGPAAGEQGGEILYSGPPAGLDEISGSQTRRYLFVSDNKKELRTSRPPAGWLRLAGVTRNNLQQLEVKFPLGVLTTVTGVSGSGKSSLVSQVLVELVAEQLGQEVLLEEEEGADPLERAAPIETGGRIVGGMEHLKRLVRVDQKPIGRTPRSNMATYTGLFDHVRKLFAATKMAKARRYDAGRFSFNVAKGRCENCQGEGFVMVELLFLPSVYAPCPVCHGSRYNAKTLEVTYKDKNIAEVLALTVDAAWEFFADEPTVLRALTVLREVGLGYLRLGQPATELSGGEAQRIKLATELQRAQRGNSLYVLDEPTTGLHPSDVEKLMTQLEGLVEAGNTVIVVEHDMRVVAGSDWVIDMGPGAGDEGGQVVAAGPPAEVANVRESRTAPYLARFR from the coding sequence ATGGCCAATAACTCTGTTTCGCAAAATCAAAATAGCGATAGTCAGCTGCATACGGGTTTTGTGCGCGTGCGCGGAGCACGGGAGCACAATCTAAAAAATGTCGATCTCGACATTCCGCGCGATGCGTTAGTGGTGTTTACGGGCGTATCGGGCTCGGGAAAATCGTCCTTGGCTTTTGGCACCCTCTACGCCGAGGCCCAACGCCGCTACCTCGAATCGGTGTCGCCGTATGCGCGGCGGCTGTTTCACCAGATGGCTGTGCCCGAAGTCGACGCCATCGACGGCTTGCCGCCGGCCGTGGCCCTGCAACAGCAGCGCGGCACGCCCACCACACGCTCGTCGGTGGGCAGCGTCACGACGCTCTCGAACCTGTTGCGCATGCTGTATTCGCGGGCCGGCGATTATCCTGCTAATCAAAGCATTGTATATGCCGAGGGATTTTCGCCCAACACGCCCGAGGGTGCCTGCCCCACGTGCCACGGCTTGGGCCGTATTTATGAAGTAACGGAAGAATCGATGGTGCCCGACCCGTCGCTGACCATTCGGGAGCGGGCAATTGCGGCATGGCCCCAAGCCTGGGGCGGCCAAAACCAGCGCGACATCTTGGTTACGCTGGGCTACGACGTAGATACCCCCTGGCGCGACCTTCCCCAAAAAGACCGCGACTGGATTCTGTTTACCGACGAGCAACCGGTGGTGCCTGTGTACCCCGGCTACTCGCCCGCCGAAACGCAGCGCGCGCTCCGGCGCAAGGAGCCGCCAAACTACATGGGCACGTTTACGGGTGTTAAGCGGCACGTGCTGCACACCTTCGCCAACACCCAAAGCCCGCTGATGAAAAAGCGGGCGTTGCAGTACATGATCAGCACGGCCTGCCCACTTTGCCACGGCAAGCGCCTGCGGCCCGAGTCGCTGTCGGTGACCTTTGCCGGCCTGGACATCGCCGATATGTCGGGGCTGCCTTTGAAGCGTGTGAGCCAGTTGCTGCGCCCTTTTGCCGACGGCACTGCCACCGGCCGCAAAAAGCACGATGCTGCGCACCCTGAGCAAGTAATTGTGAGTCAGCGCATTGCAGCCGACTTGGTAGCACGCCTTGCCGTGCTGCTCGATCTGGGCTTGGGCTACCTGTCGTTGGAGCGCAGCACGCCCACGTTGTCGCCGGGCGAATTGCAGCGCCTGCGTCTGGCTACGCAGCTGTATTCCAACCTGTTCGGGGTGGTGTACGTGCTCGACGAACCCTCGGCGGGCCTGCACCCCTCCGACACCGAAGCCTTGCTGAAAGCCTTGGCCAGTCTGAAGAAAGCTGGCAATTCGCTGTTTGTCGTCGAGCACAACCTCGACGTGATCCGGCAGGCCGATTGGCTGGTAGACGTTGGGCCCGCGGCCGGCGAGCAGGGTGGCGAAATACTCTACAGCGGCCCGCCCGCCGGGCTTGATGAGATAAGCGGTTCACAAACAAGGCGTTACCTTTTTGTATCGGACAACAAAAAAGAGCTTCGCACCTCGCGCCCGCCCGCTGGCTGGTTGCGGCTGGCTGGCGTTACGCGCAACAATTTGCAGCAACTCGAGGTGAAGTTTCCGTTGGGCGTGCTCACCACGGTTACGGGCGTATCGGGCTCGGGCAAATCGAGCTTGGTAAGCCAGGTACTGGTAGAACTGGTAGCCGAGCAGCTAGGGCAGGAGGTGCTGCTCGAAGAAGAGGAAGGCGCCGACCCGCTGGAGCGTGCTGCCCCGATCGAGACCGGCGGGCGCATTGTCGGCGGCATGGAGCACCTCAAACGGCTGGTGCGCGTCGATCAGAAGCCCATTGGTCGCACGCCGCGTTCCAATATGGCCACCTATACAGGGTTGTTTGACCATGTGCGCAAGCTGTTTGCTGCTACCAAAATGGCCAAAGCCCGCCGCTACGACGCGGGCCGGTTTTCCTTCAACGTTGCCAAAGGCCGCTGCGAAAACTGCCAGGGCGAGGGCTTTGTGATGGTCGAATTGCTCTTTTTGCCCAGCGTGTACGCGCCCTGCCCCGTCTGCCACGGCTCGCGCTACAATGCCAAAACCCTGGAAGTCACCTACAAAGACAAAAACATCGCCGAAGTACTAGCCCTGACTGTGGACGCGGCCTGGGAGTTTTTCGCCGACGAGCCGACGGTGCTGCGGGCCCTTACGGTGCTGCGCGAAGTGGGCCTGGGCTACCTGCGCCTCGGCCAGCCGGCCACCGAGCTGTCGGGTGGCGAGGCCCAGCGCATTAAGCTGGCGACGGAGCTGCAACGGGCCCAGCGCGGCAACTCGCTCTATGTGCTCGACGAGCCCACCACCGGCCTGCACCCCTCCGACGTGGAAAAGCTGATGACCCAACTCGAGGGCCTGGTCGAAGCCGGGAACACGGTCATTGTGGTGGAGCACGACATGCGCGTGGTGGCCGGCAGCGACTGGGTAATCGACATGGGCCCCGGCGCGGGCGACGAAGGTGGGCAGGTGGTGGCCGCTGGTCCGCCGGCGGAAGTCGCCAACGTCAGGGAAAGCCGCACCGCGCCGTATTTGGCTAGGTTTCGGTAA
- a CDS encoding histone deacetylase family protein, producing MPCLATSDRYLLDLPPGHRFPIAKYELIREQLLWQGIAPPEDFYDPGLCALDDVLRVHTREYWEKVRDQCLSPAEVRRLGLPQSEQLVRRSLTSSAGTVQSARRALRDGIGLNLAGGTHHAFADHGEGFCVLNDIAIAAAHLLHHGLARQVLVVDLDVHQGDGTASIFRDEPRVFTFSMHAGANYPLRKEQSDLDLELHLGIEDAAYLALLRVTLPRLLQQVQPDFIFFQAGVDVLKTDKLGKLALTLRGCRQRDEFVLGLCHQHALPVAVSMGGGYSERIADIVDAHCNTFRVAYELWGDAPCQPLAV from the coding sequence ATGCCCTGCCTTGCCACTTCCGATCGTTATCTTCTGGACTTGCCGCCCGGTCATCGGTTCCCGATTGCCAAGTACGAGCTGATTCGCGAGCAGTTGCTGTGGCAAGGCATTGCGCCACCCGAGGATTTTTATGATCCGGGGCTGTGCGCGCTGGATGACGTGCTGCGCGTCCACACGCGGGAATATTGGGAGAAAGTGCGCGACCAGTGCCTCTCGCCGGCCGAAGTGCGCCGCCTGGGCCTGCCGCAGAGCGAGCAACTAGTGCGGCGCTCGCTGACGAGCTCGGCGGGGACGGTGCAGTCGGCGCGGCGGGCCCTGCGCGATGGTATCGGGCTCAACTTAGCCGGCGGCACCCACCATGCCTTTGCCGACCACGGCGAAGGCTTTTGCGTGCTCAACGACATTGCCATTGCGGCCGCTCACTTATTGCACCACGGCTTGGCCCGGCAGGTTCTGGTAGTTGATCTGGACGTGCACCAGGGCGACGGCACGGCGAGCATCTTCCGCGATGAGCCACGGGTGTTTACCTTTTCCATGCACGCCGGGGCCAATTACCCGCTGCGCAAGGAGCAATCGGACCTGGATTTGGAGCTGCACCTGGGCATTGAAGATGCGGCGTACTTGGCGTTGCTGCGCGTTACGCTGCCGCGCTTGCTCCAGCAGGTGCAGCCGGATTTTATCTTTTTCCAGGCGGGCGTCGACGTGCTCAAAACCGACAAGCTCGGCAAACTGGCGCTTACGCTGCGCGGCTGTCGGCAGCGCGACGAGTTTGTGCTCGGGCTGTGCCACCAGCACGCCCTGCCCGTCGCCGTAAGTATGGGCGGCGGCTACTCCGAGCGCATCGCCGACATCGTGGACGCGCACTGCAACACGTTCCGCGTAGCCTACGAATTGTGGGGTGACGCCCCGTGCCAGCCGCTGGCGGTGTAG
- a CDS encoding TROVE domain-containing protein has product MRFNFTLRKTQPNAINYEGAAAYQLTPQLELYAAVATAALSDQFYEKADTRLTRMRQLVAQNDPLFVAQLAVYARERLYLRSVPLVLVVELARLHRGDNLVSRLVARVVQRADEITELLAFYAQANDRGGTKTLNRLSKQLQKGLALSFNRFDGYQLAKYDRAGTIRLRDALFLVHPTARDRAQQALFDQLVAGTLPTPYTWETELSALGQGSFANDEARAAAFRAKWEELIGSGKLGYMALLRNLRNILEADVSAEAMDRVCTMLADRFAVARARQLPFRFLAAYREVEAMNTTTGPVTKVLTALGLRGGHVAAVLAALEAAIVHSADNLRGFGSETRVVVACDVSGSMQQPVSARSKVLLYDVGLVLGMLLQSRCKQVVTGMFGDRWKRVALPQGQVLRNVQELYRREGEVGYSTNGHLVIRDLREQRERADKVLVFTDCQLWDSRGHQDTLAHEWREYRRTVATHARLYLFDLAGHGTTPVQVQAADGVFLIAGWSDKVFDVLHALENGGTALTEIEKIKL; this is encoded by the coding sequence ATGCGCTTCAACTTTACCCTCCGTAAAACCCAGCCCAACGCCATCAACTACGAAGGCGCTGCAGCTTACCAGCTCACGCCCCAGCTGGAACTGTATGCTGCCGTGGCCACTGCCGCGCTCAGCGACCAGTTCTACGAAAAGGCCGACACGCGGCTGACGCGGATGCGTCAGTTGGTAGCGCAAAACGACCCTTTGTTTGTGGCCCAATTGGCGGTATACGCTCGCGAACGGCTTTATCTGCGCTCAGTGCCCTTGGTGCTGGTTGTGGAGCTGGCCCGTCTGCACCGCGGCGACAATCTCGTGAGCCGCTTGGTGGCCCGCGTGGTGCAGCGCGCCGACGAAATCACGGAGTTGCTTGCTTTCTATGCCCAAGCCAACGACCGCGGCGGCACCAAAACCCTCAACCGCCTCTCCAAGCAATTGCAGAAAGGCTTGGCCCTCAGCTTCAACCGTTTCGACGGCTACCAGTTGGCTAAGTACGACCGTGCCGGCACCATTCGCCTTCGCGATGCGTTATTTCTGGTGCACCCTACGGCCCGCGATAGGGCTCAACAAGCCCTGTTCGACCAGCTTGTAGCGGGCACGCTGCCAACGCCTTACACTTGGGAAACCGAGTTGTCGGCGCTGGGGCAGGGGAGCTTCGCCAACGACGAAGCACGCGCCGCGGCCTTCCGCGCCAAGTGGGAGGAGCTGATCGGGAGCGGCAAGCTGGGTTACATGGCCTTGCTGCGCAACCTGCGCAACATCCTCGAAGCCGACGTGTCGGCCGAGGCAATGGATCGGGTGTGTACCATGCTCGCCGACCGCTTTGCGGTGGCGCGGGCCCGGCAGTTGCCGTTTCGGTTCTTGGCCGCTTACCGCGAGGTGGAGGCCATGAATACGACTACGGGCCCGGTAACTAAGGTGCTGACTGCCTTGGGGTTACGTGGTGGTCACGTAGCGGCCGTATTGGCAGCACTGGAAGCGGCTATCGTGCACTCGGCGGACAACTTGCGCGGCTTCGGTTCCGAAACCCGTGTGGTAGTGGCCTGCGACGTGTCGGGCTCGATGCAGCAGCCGGTGTCGGCGCGCAGCAAAGTGCTGCTCTACGACGTGGGTTTGGTGCTCGGCATGCTCCTACAAAGCCGTTGTAAGCAGGTAGTTACGGGCATGTTCGGCGACCGTTGGAAGCGTGTGGCATTGCCTCAGGGCCAAGTGTTGCGCAACGTGCAGGAGCTGTACCGCCGCGAAGGCGAGGTAGGCTACAGCACCAACGGGCATTTGGTCATCCGCGACCTGCGGGAGCAGCGCGAGCGGGCCGACAAAGTGCTGGTGTTCACCGACTGCCAGCTCTGGGACAGCCGTGGCCACCAAGACACGCTGGCCCACGAGTGGCGCGAATACCGCCGCACGGTGGCCACGCACGCCCGGCTCTACCTGTTCGACTTGGCCGGCCACGGCACCACGCCGGTGCAAGTCCAGGCTGCCGATGGGGTTTTCCTCATCGCGGGCTGGTCGGATAAAGTGTTCGACGTGCTCCACGCGCTGGAAAACGGCGGCACCGCCCTGACCGAAATTGAAAAAATAAAATTGTAA
- a CDS encoding RtcB family protein: protein MAQQLRGNDLRQLGFPEGRAIGLALAQLQRKHLKKLSHTDQLTLLQRVLQTPTEFSTDLDWSHVAAALLPPPSRHIALTERKEYALYGAEHIEQGAIHQMETAMKLPVTVAGALMPDAHHGYGLPIGGVLATDNAVIPYAVGVDIGCRMALSVLPLPPQFLGQRVQELRKLLLEHTRFGNRDGFQHGRKMDHAVLERNEFQDIGFLRNKQATAAAQIGTSGGGNHFVEFGIVEITEPQNELGLPLGQYVGLLSHSGSRGLGASVANHYTQLAMENCQLPAEAKHLAWLSLETELGQEYWRAMNLAGDYASACHFQIHHRIAKALGEKPLAKVENHHNFAWKERMADGREVIVHRKGATPAGKGVLGMIPGSMTAPGFIVRGRGVAESLASASHGAGRRMSRTRAKQELGEAEVRRYLAQHGVELIGGGLDEAPMAYKDIHAVMQSQQELVDVLGTFTPRIVRMEGAST, encoded by the coding sequence ATGGCACAACAATTACGCGGCAATGACCTTCGGCAACTTGGTTTTCCAGAAGGTCGGGCCATTGGCTTGGCGCTGGCCCAATTGCAGCGCAAGCATTTGAAAAAACTCTCACATACCGATCAGCTAACGCTCTTGCAGCGGGTGCTGCAAACGCCCACCGAGTTCTCCACCGACCTCGATTGGAGCCACGTGGCAGCGGCCCTTTTGCCCCCGCCCAGCCGCCACATCGCCTTGACCGAGCGCAAAGAATACGCCCTCTACGGCGCCGAGCACATCGAGCAAGGCGCTATCCATCAGATGGAAACGGCCATGAAGCTGCCCGTGACGGTAGCTGGCGCCCTGATGCCCGACGCCCACCACGGCTACGGCTTGCCCATCGGCGGCGTATTGGCGACGGATAACGCCGTAATTCCGTATGCCGTGGGCGTCGACATTGGCTGTCGGATGGCGTTGTCGGTGTTGCCCTTGCCGCCGCAGTTTCTGGGGCAGCGGGTGCAGGAGCTGCGCAAGCTTTTGCTCGAACACACGCGGTTCGGCAACCGCGACGGTTTCCAGCACGGCCGCAAAATGGACCACGCCGTGCTCGAACGCAATGAATTTCAGGACATTGGCTTTCTGCGCAACAAGCAAGCCACGGCCGCGGCACAAATCGGGACGTCGGGGGGCGGCAACCACTTCGTGGAGTTCGGCATCGTGGAGATCACCGAACCGCAAAACGAGCTGGGGCTGCCGCTGGGGCAGTACGTGGGCTTGCTCTCGCACTCCGGCTCGCGGGGTTTGGGGGCCAGCGTGGCCAACCACTACACGCAGCTCGCGATGGAAAACTGCCAGCTGCCGGCCGAAGCCAAGCACCTCGCCTGGCTGTCGCTCGAAACGGAGTTGGGGCAAGAATACTGGCGGGCGATGAACCTGGCCGGTGATTACGCCTCGGCGTGCCACTTTCAGATTCACCACCGCATTGCCAAAGCCCTGGGCGAGAAGCCTTTGGCTAAGGTCGAAAACCACCACAACTTCGCCTGGAAAGAACGCATGGCCGACGGCCGCGAGGTAATCGTGCACCGCAAGGGCGCCACGCCGGCCGGCAAAGGCGTGCTCGGCATGATTCCGGGTTCGATGACGGCGCCGGGCTTTATTGTGCGGGGCCGGGGAGTGGCCGAGTCGTTGGCCTCGGCGTCGCACGGCGCCGGCCGCCGGATGTCGCGGACGCGGGCCAAGCAGGAGCTGGGCGAAGCCGAAGTGCGGCGCTACCTCGCCCAGCACGGCGTAGAGCTCATCGGCGGCGGCCTCGACGAAGCACCCATGGCTTACAAAGACATCCACGCCGTGATGCAAAGCCAGCAGGAGCTAGTGGACGTGCTCGGCACCTTCACGCCGCGCATTGTGCGGATGGAGGGCGCCAGCACGTAA
- a CDS encoding DUF2490 domain-containing protein: MGSWFIGTVQLPGSPEKKWGGFAEVQARTNALFRQYFYNELKGGVSYDLDKNFTVMLAGGRYSTSDYKALEDGPLNVEKRLWLQLVLNQYLERVKIEHRYRMEQRWFDYRGDSSATRNRIRYRLNTFIPLNAKTIAAKTVFLSIYDEIFLNPKGPVFERNRVYAGAGYQFNQHLALQAGWVNQANYNLPVVKQGQFVPQNTSAKNNVVLALTYRLFHRDVAPAHEHLPSQQD; the protein is encoded by the coding sequence TTGGGCAGCTGGTTTATCGGGACGGTACAGCTGCCGGGCAGCCCGGAAAAGAAGTGGGGCGGTTTTGCGGAAGTGCAGGCCCGTACCAACGCGCTTTTCCGGCAGTATTTCTACAACGAGCTGAAAGGTGGGGTGAGCTACGACCTCGACAAAAACTTCACGGTGATGCTCGCCGGCGGCCGCTACTCCACCTCCGACTACAAAGCGCTCGAAGACGGGCCGCTCAACGTGGAAAAACGCCTCTGGCTGCAACTGGTGCTCAATCAGTACCTCGAGCGCGTAAAGATCGAGCACCGCTACCGCATGGAGCAGCGCTGGTTTGACTACCGAGGCGACAGTTCGGCGACGCGCAACCGCATCCGGTACCGGCTCAACACCTTCATCCCGCTGAATGCCAAAACCATTGCCGCCAAAACTGTCTTCCTGTCAATCTACGACGAGATATTTCTCAACCCGAAAGGGCCTGTGTTTGAGCGCAACCGAGTGTATGCGGGGGCCGGTTATCAATTCAACCAGCACCTGGCCCTGCAAGCCGGTTGGGTAAATCAAGCCAATTACAACCTGCCCGTTGTGAAGCAAGGGCAGTTCGTCCCGCAGAATACCTCGGCCAAAAACAACGTAGTCTTGGCCCTGACTTACCGCCTGTTTCACCGCGACGTCGCGCCAGCCCACGAGCACTTGCCTTCGCAGCAAGATTAA
- a CDS encoding RtcB family protein: MAKATNKLHSKDLRQLGFTDEATISLALDILDQRQFRKLDKGSAQALLQEIQTDPHKFVRDEDWRPLAQKLVPQPSRDVKLNLEIKDYRRYGDAFIEDGARKQMDTAMQLPITIDGALMPDAHQGYGLPIGGVLAADNAVIPYGVGMDIGCRMCLSVFDLPPRYLDQRTQELRKLLLNNTRFGGKEVFKNPTDDPVLERPEFKEIAVVRGKREAAINQMGSSGSGNHFVEWGVVEISAEDNELNLPVGQYLGLLSHSGSRGLGAAIAQHYTKVAMNKCPLPPEARYLAWLDMNSQEGQEYWRAMNLAGDYASACHHDIHRRLSKALGENALAQVENHHNFAWKETLSDGREAIVHRKGATPAGEGVLGVIPGSMTAPGFIVRGRGERDSLQSASHGAGRRMSRGQAMKTLKEGEVHRYLRDHGIELIGGGLDEAPMAYKDIHQVMAHQRDLVDVLGSFTPKIVRMDAGKSGKSRYGGE, translated from the coding sequence ATGGCTAAGGCGACAAACAAACTGCACAGTAAAGACCTCCGGCAGCTCGGTTTTACCGACGAGGCTACCATCAGTTTGGCCTTGGATATTTTGGACCAGCGGCAGTTTAGAAAGCTGGATAAAGGCAGCGCGCAGGCGTTGTTGCAGGAAATCCAAACCGATCCGCACAAGTTTGTGCGCGACGAAGATTGGCGGCCCTTGGCGCAGAAACTCGTGCCGCAGCCCAGCCGCGACGTCAAGCTCAACCTCGAAATCAAGGATTATCGTCGTTACGGCGACGCCTTCATCGAAGATGGCGCCCGCAAGCAGATGGATACGGCCATGCAGCTGCCCATCACCATCGACGGCGCTCTCATGCCCGACGCGCATCAGGGCTATGGCTTGCCCATCGGCGGCGTGCTGGCCGCCGACAATGCCGTGATTCCGTACGGTGTGGGCATGGACATTGGCTGCCGGATGTGCTTGTCGGTGTTTGACTTACCGCCGCGCTACCTCGATCAGCGGACGCAGGAGTTGCGCAAGCTGCTGCTGAACAACACCCGCTTTGGCGGCAAGGAAGTCTTCAAAAACCCCACCGATGACCCGGTGCTGGAGCGCCCGGAATTCAAAGAAATCGCGGTGGTGCGCGGCAAGCGCGAAGCTGCCATCAACCAAATGGGTTCTTCGGGCTCCGGCAACCACTTTGTGGAGTGGGGTGTGGTGGAGATCTCGGCCGAAGACAACGAGCTGAACCTTCCGGTTGGTCAGTATTTGGGGCTGCTTTCGCACAGCGGCTCGCGCGGGCTGGGGGCGGCCATCGCGCAGCACTATACTAAAGTGGCCATGAATAAGTGCCCGCTCCCGCCCGAAGCACGCTACCTCGCGTGGCTCGACATGAACTCCCAGGAAGGGCAAGAATACTGGCGGGCCATGAACTTGGCCGGTGACTATGCTTCGGCCTGTCACCACGACATACACCGCCGGCTCAGCAAAGCCTTGGGCGAGAATGCATTAGCCCAAGTCGAAAACCACCACAACTTTGCCTGGAAAGAAACGCTATCGGACGGGCGCGAAGCCATTGTGCACCGCAAGGGCGCCACGCCGGCTGGCGAAGGTGTTCTCGGTGTCATTCCGGGCTCCATGACGGCTCCCGGCTTCATCGTGCGCGGGCGCGGCGAGCGCGATTCCTTGCAATCGGCCTCGCACGGCGCCGGCCGCCGGATGTCGCGCGGCCAAGCCATGAAAACACTCAAGGAAGGGGAGGTGCACCGCTACCTCCGCGACCACGGCATCGAACTCATCGGCGGGGGCCTTGACGAAGCACCCATGGCTTATAAGGACATTCACCAAGTAATGGCCCATCAGCGCGACCTAGTAGATGTACTGGGCTCGTTTACGCCCAAAATCGTGCGCATGGACGCCGGCAAAAGCGGAAAGAGCAGGTATGGCGGTGAATAG
- a CDS encoding CocE/NonD family hydrolase — MTRLVSVAALLVALASAPTALAQLQITPAADTAFVRANYTKLDRQIPMRDGVKLYTVIYVPKDAANVKYPFLMERTPYSAAPYGESNYRKRGPGPSEELSRERYIFVYQDVRGRCKSEGQFEEMTPNVPGNSGKQTDESSDTYDTIEWLLKNVPNNNGRVGLMGISYPGFYATAALPDAHPALKAVSPQAPVTDEFIGDDANHRGAFYLLDNFEFMNYFDAPRQGPVAEYAEMFAAKPTDLYKFFLELGPIKNANNAQYFNNRAKTWNEYMAHPTYDAYWKARNIRTSLQNVKPAVLVVGGWFDAEDLFGALKTYQALEKQNPGTDNRLVMGPWTHGAWARADWSKFGPLNFGQNTAKYYREKLETQFFNHYLKDKGSFGAAEATVFNTGTNDWKTYDAWPPKAAQPRTLFFQPANQLSFNKPTVAESSNEYVSDPANPVPYTDGVYAHRNNEYMVEDQRFASKRPDVLTFQTAPLTEDLTLAGPLTADLFVTTTGTDADFVVKLIDVLPAGAATPASDAKNTQTNGYQQLVRAEVIRGRFRNSFEKPEPFQPGKVAEVKYELNDALHTFKKGHRLMLQVQSSWFPLVDRNPQTFVNIPTADAKDFQKATIRLYHDAKRPSAVSMLVVK, encoded by the coding sequence ATGACCCGTCTTGTTTCCGTTGCGGCCCTGCTCGTCGCCCTAGCCAGCGCCCCGACGGCACTGGCTCAACTCCAGATTACGCCGGCGGCCGATACGGCTTTCGTGCGCGCCAACTACACCAAGCTCGACCGCCAGATTCCGATGCGCGATGGGGTGAAGCTCTACACGGTGATCTACGTGCCCAAAGACGCGGCGAATGTGAAATATCCGTTTCTGATGGAACGCACGCCGTATTCGGCCGCACCCTACGGCGAATCGAATTACCGCAAGCGCGGGCCGGGTCCGAGCGAGGAGCTTTCGCGTGAACGGTATATATTTGTTTATCAAGACGTTAGGGGTCGGTGCAAAAGCGAGGGACAGTTTGAGGAAATGACGCCCAACGTGCCCGGCAACAGCGGCAAGCAAACCGACGAAAGCTCCGATACCTACGATACCATCGAATGGCTGCTCAAAAACGTGCCGAACAACAACGGCCGCGTGGGGCTGATGGGCATTTCGTATCCGGGTTTCTACGCCACGGCCGCTCTGCCCGACGCGCATCCGGCCCTGAAAGCCGTATCGCCGCAAGCGCCTGTGACAGACGAGTTTATCGGCGACGATGCCAACCACCGCGGCGCGTTTTACCTGCTCGATAACTTCGAATTTATGAACTACTTCGACGCACCCCGCCAAGGCCCCGTGGCGGAGTACGCGGAGATGTTTGCCGCCAAACCCACCGACTTATACAAGTTCTTTCTGGAACTGGGGCCCATCAAAAACGCCAACAACGCCCAGTATTTTAACAACCGCGCCAAAACCTGGAACGAGTACATGGCGCATCCCACCTACGACGCGTATTGGAAAGCCCGCAACATCCGGACGAGCCTGCAAAACGTGAAACCTGCGGTGTTGGTAGTCGGGGGCTGGTTTGATGCCGAGGATTTATTCGGGGCTTTGAAAACGTATCAAGCCCTTGAGAAACAGAACCCTGGCACCGACAACCGCCTCGTAATGGGCCCTTGGACGCACGGCGCGTGGGCCCGTGCCGACTGGAGCAAATTTGGCCCGCTGAACTTCGGGCAGAATACGGCCAAATACTACCGCGAAAAGCTGGAAACCCAGTTTTTTAACCACTATCTCAAGGACAAAGGCTCGTTCGGAGCGGCTGAAGCAACGGTGTTCAACACGGGCACCAACGACTGGAAAACCTACGACGCGTGGCCGCCTAAAGCTGCTCAGCCGCGCACGTTGTTTTTCCAGCCCGCCAATCAGCTGTCCTTCAATAAACCCACCGTTGCCGAAAGCTCCAACGAATACGTCAGCGACCCGGCTAACCCCGTGCCCTACACCGACGGCGTGTATGCGCATCGCAACAACGAGTATATGGTTGAAGACCAGCGCTTTGCCAGCAAACGCCCCGACGTGCTCACCTTCCAGACCGCGCCGCTCACCGAAGACCTAACGTTGGCTGGCCCGCTCACCGCCGACTTGTTTGTAACCACCACGGGCACCGACGCCGACTTTGTAGTCAAGCTCATCGACGTGCTGCCTGCCGGGGCAGCAACTCCTGCCTCGGATGCGAAGAATACGCAAACAAATGGGTATCAGCAGCTTGTAAGAGCGGAAGTAATTCGCGGGCGGTTCCGCAACAGCTTCGAGAAGCCCGAGCCTTTCCAGCCTGGTAAGGTTGCCGAAGTGAAATACGAACTCAACGACGCACTGCACACCTTCAAAAAAGGCCACCGCCTGATGCTGCAAGTGCAAAGCTCTTGGTTTCCGCTGGTCGACCGCAATCCCCAAACGTTCGTGAACATCCCAACCGCCGATGCCAAGGATTTTCAGAAAGCCACCATCCGGCTCTACCACGACGCCAAGCGTCCGTCGGCAGTTAGCATGTTGGTAGTGAAGTAG